The Rhodobacter sp. CZR27 genome includes a window with the following:
- the purL gene encoding phosphoribosylformylglycinamidine synthase subunit PurL — protein MTEPEITPELIAAHGLKPDEYQRILQIIGREPTFTELGIFSAMWNEHCSYKSSKKWLRTLPTTGPQVICGPGENAGVVDIGDGQAVIFKMESHNHPSYIEPYQGAATGVGGILRDVFTMGARPIAAMNALSFGEPSHPKTAHIVKGVVEGIGGYGNAFGVPTVGGEVRFHRAYNGNCLVNAFAAGLAGADKIFYSAASGVGMPVVYLGAKTGRDGVGGATMASAEFDDTIEEKRPTVQVGDPFTEKRLLEACLELMASDSVISIQDMGAAGLTCSAVEMGDKGDLGIKLQLDAVPQREAHMTAYEMMLSESQERMLMVLKPEKEAVARAIFEKWDLDFAIVGETIPEDRFLILHGNEVKADLPLKALSGTAPEYDRPWVETPAAAPMAPVPEVDPIEGLKALIGSPSYAHKAWVWEQYDSQVMADTVRAPGLGAGVVRVHGTPKALAFTSDVTPRYVKANPFEGGKQAVAEAYRNLTAVGAKPLATTDNMNFGNPEKPEIMGQFVGAIKGIGAAVAALDMPIVSGNVSLYNETDGVAILPTPTIGAVGILASLDELIAGQPAEGDVALVIGETKGHLGQSALLAELLGREDGDAPHVDLAAEKRHGEFLRANRKLVSAATDLSDGGLALAAFEMAEGAGLGLTLTVQGTGALFGEDQARYLVACHPDQTKALQAAAEAAGVTLAQVGQFGGEEVTLGTASAPLVDLSRLYRSAFAAAIG, from the coding sequence ATGACCGAGCCCGAAATCACCCCCGAGCTGATCGCGGCCCACGGCCTCAAGCCCGACGAATACCAGCGCATCCTGCAGATCATCGGGCGCGAGCCGACCTTCACCGAGCTTGGCATCTTCTCGGCGATGTGGAACGAGCACTGCTCCTACAAGTCGTCGAAGAAGTGGCTGCGCACGCTGCCTACCACCGGCCCGCAGGTGATCTGCGGCCCCGGCGAGAACGCGGGCGTGGTGGATATCGGCGACGGTCAGGCCGTGATCTTCAAGATGGAGAGCCACAACCACCCGTCCTACATCGAGCCCTATCAGGGCGCGGCGACGGGCGTCGGCGGCATCCTGCGCGACGTCTTCACCATGGGGGCGCGCCCCATCGCGGCGATGAACGCGCTTTCGTTCGGCGAGCCGAGCCACCCGAAGACCGCCCACATCGTCAAGGGCGTGGTCGAGGGCATCGGCGGCTATGGCAATGCCTTCGGCGTGCCTACGGTGGGCGGCGAGGTCCGCTTCCACCGCGCCTACAACGGCAACTGCCTCGTGAACGCCTTCGCGGCGGGTCTCGCGGGTGCGGACAAGATCTTCTACTCGGCCGCCTCGGGCGTGGGGATGCCGGTGGTCTATCTCGGTGCCAAGACCGGCCGCGACGGCGTGGGCGGCGCGACCATGGCCTCGGCCGAGTTCGACGACACGATCGAGGAAAAGCGCCCGACCGTGCAGGTCGGCGACCCCTTCACCGAGAAGCGGCTGCTCGAAGCCTGTCTTGAACTCATGGCCTCGGACTCGGTGATCTCGATCCAGGACATGGGTGCTGCGGGCCTCACCTGCTCGGCGGTCGAGATGGGCGACAAGGGCGACCTCGGCATCAAGCTGCAACTCGACGCCGTGCCGCAGCGCGAGGCACACATGACGGCCTACGAGATGATGCTTTCGGAAAGCCAGGAGCGGATGCTCATGGTGCTGAAGCCCGAGAAGGAGGCCGTGGCCCGCGCGATCTTCGAGAAATGGGACCTCGACTTCGCCATCGTCGGCGAGACCATACCCGAGGACCGCTTCCTGATCCTGCACGGCAACGAGGTGAAGGCCGACCTGCCGCTGAAGGCGCTGTCGGGCACCGCGCCGGAATACGACCGGCCGTGGGTGGAGACGCCCGCCGCCGCGCCGATGGCCCCCGTGCCCGAGGTCGATCCGATCGAGGGGCTCAAGGCGCTCATCGGCTCGCCCTCCTACGCGCACAAGGCCTGGGTATGGGAGCAGTATGACAGCCAGGTGATGGCGGATACCGTCCGCGCGCCGGGTCTGGGCGCGGGCGTGGTGCGGGTGCATGGCACGCCGAAGGCGCTGGCCTTCACCTCGGACGTGACGCCGCGCTACGTCAAGGCCAACCCGTTCGAGGGCGGCAAGCAGGCGGTGGCCGAAGCCTATCGCAACCTGACCGCGGTGGGCGCGAAGCCGCTCGCCACCACCGACAACATGAACTTCGGCAACCCGGAAAAGCCCGAGATCATGGGCCAGTTCGTCGGCGCGATCAAGGGCATCGGCGCGGCTGTGGCGGCGCTCGACATGCCGATCGTCTCGGGCAACGTCTCGCTCTACAACGAGACGGACGGCGTGGCGATCCTGCCCACCCCCACCATCGGCGCGGTCGGCATCCTTGCCTCGCTCGACGAGCTGATCGCGGGCCAACCCGCGGAAGGCGACGTGGCGCTGGTGATCGGCGAGACGAAGGGCCATCTGGGCCAGTCCGCCCTTCTGGCCGAACTGCTCGGCCGCGAGGACGGCGACGCGCCGCATGTCGACCTTGCGGCCGAGAAGCGCCATGGCGAGTTCCTGCGCGCGAACCGCAAGCTGGTCTCGGCAGCGACCGACCTGTCCGACGGCGGGCTCGCGCTTGCGGCCTTCGAGATGGCAGAGGGCGCGGGCCTCGGCCTGACGCTGACGGTGCAGGGCACGGGCGCCCTCTTCGGCGAGGATCAGGCGCGCTATCTGGTGGCCTGCCACCCCGACCAGACCAAGGCGCTTCAGGCCGCGGCCGAAGCGGCGGGCGTGACGCTGGCGCAGGTCGGCCAGTTCGGCGGCGAGGAGGTCACGCTCGGCACCGCCTCGGCCCCGCTCGTGGACCTGTCGCGCCTCTACCGCTCGGCCTTCGCCGCGGCCATCGGCTGA
- a CDS encoding LysR family transcriptional regulator: protein MDWDKLRIFHAVADAGSLTHAGDTLHLSQSAVSRQIRALEESLNVTLFHRHARGLILTEQGELLFEATSAMVKRLDAAAARIRDSEDEVFGELRVTTTTGFGTLWLAPRLGGLYKKYPALKIDLMLEERVLDLPMREADVAIRMKEPSQADLIRKRLMTIRMRLYASAQYLAENGTPEKTEDFSRHRLICQLPGAPQVAAGALLVQELMSHDIPSMLTVNNYFGVLQAVLNNLGIGVMPDYLAVAFPDLVRVLPDVESGDVPVFLAYPEELRHSKRVAAFREFVMEEIAIYRKAQQL, encoded by the coding sequence ATGGATTGGGACAAGCTCAGAATCTTCCACGCGGTGGCCGATGCGGGCAGCCTGACCCACGCCGGCGACACGCTGCACCTGTCCCAGTCGGCGGTCAGCCGGCAGATCCGGGCCCTCGAGGAGAGCCTGAATGTCACGCTTTTCCACCGCCACGCCCGGGGACTGATTCTCACCGAGCAGGGTGAGCTTCTCTTCGAGGCCACGAGCGCGATGGTCAAGCGACTGGACGCCGCAGCCGCCCGCATCCGCGACAGCGAGGACGAGGTCTTCGGCGAGTTGCGCGTCACGACGACGACCGGCTTCGGCACCCTCTGGCTCGCCCCGCGGCTGGGCGGGCTCTACAAGAAGTATCCGGCGCTGAAGATCGACCTGATGCTGGAAGAGCGCGTGCTCGACCTGCCGATGCGCGAGGCCGACGTGGCGATCCGCATGAAGGAGCCGTCGCAGGCCGACCTGATCCGCAAGCGGCTGATGACGATCCGGATGCGGCTCTACGCCTCGGCGCAGTATCTTGCCGAGAATGGCACGCCCGAGAAGACCGAGGACTTCTCGCGCCACCGGTTGATCTGCCAGTTGCCGGGCGCGCCGCAGGTGGCCGCGGGCGCCCTGCTCGTGCAGGAGTTGATGTCGCACGACATTCCGTCGATGCTGACGGTGAACAACTACTTCGGCGTGCTGCAGGCCGTGCTGAACAACCTCGGCATCGGGGTGATGCCGGATTACCTCGCGGTCGCCTTCCCCGACCTCGTGCGGGTGCTGCCCGATGTGGAGTCCGGCGATGTCCCGGTCTTCCTCGCCTACCCCGAGGAGCTGCGCCATTCCAAGCGGGTGGCGGCCTTCCGCGAGTTCGTGATGGAAGAGATTGCGATCTACAGGAAGGCCCAGCAGCTCTGA
- a CDS encoding indolepyruvate ferredoxin oxidoreductase family protein, producing MSRQDVKLSDRYDLGKSPVLLNGTQALVRLMLMQKARDRAAGLNTAGYVTGYRGSPLSSVDLMMGRAKKDLDAADVLFQPGLNEDLAATAIWGTQQAELRGEGRFDGVFALWYGKGPGVDRTGDVMRHANMAGTSRHGGVLMAMGDDHTGESSTTLHQSDWALVDAYIPVLSPAGVQEILDYGLYGWALSRFAGVWVGLKTMKDTVEATAVVDGRPDRMRLVLPDFAMPQGGLNIRLADTPVSQEARMIDYKRFAAEAFSHANRMDRRIWGKPGAKIGFVSAGKSWLDLVHALSLLGIGEHEAERLGITTYKVGQVWPLDFRGFQEWAEGVDLIVCVEEKRKLIEVQAKEAIFNDRRGRRIFGWQNDRGEELFPTRFALDPVGIAEKIGKILIEEGRATEAVKAGLARLAEARRADNAQDLAARLPYFCSGCPHNTSTRLPEGSRAYAGIGCHYMVQWMDRDTVGFTQMGGEGANWIGEAPFSKRPHVFQNLGDGTYNHSGVQAIRAALAAGTNITYKILFNDAVAMTGGQHNEGDLSADRIVREIQAMGVGHIAVVHDAKEEVDLTRFPKGIEIHERAELMEVQRKYRDIPGVSAIVYIQTCAAEKRRRRKRGTFPDIDRRVFINTDVCEGCGDCGVQSNCVSIVPVETELGRKRAIDQSSCNKDFSCLNGFCPSFVTLEGAKPKKAATAEIDLPHLPAPVLPEIRGTHNILVTGVGGTGVVTVGAILSMAAHVDGKGAGMMEMAGLAQKGGAVHIHCRIAEKPSDISAIRVAVGEADAVIGGDLVVTAGAKTMGLMAKGRTGAVVNSHDIVTGEFTRNTDFRVPSDRLQVSLQARLQDRVAFLDATELARVLMGDSIYSNMLVFGAAWQKGLIPLSEEAIHRAIELNGAAVEQNARAFALGRWAVLHPAEAGRILQPEPPKPVDPVAYRAERLAGYQSRRLARRFRALVDSAPAEIREDVARGYYQLLAYKDEYEVARLHLDTMDRARAEFDGDFHPTFHLAPPFLAGKGDERPKKRQFGAWMIPAFRLLATMKVLRGTPLDPFGRNPERRLERRLIAEFEADMAEILPKLRPETMDLGRELARLPLSIRGYGPVKEANATKAAGRREELLAAIRAGGAPLPMAAE from the coding sequence ATGAGCAGGCAGGATGTGAAGCTGTCCGACCGCTATGACCTCGGCAAGTCGCCGGTGCTGTTGAACGGCACGCAGGCGCTGGTGCGGCTGATGCTGATGCAGAAGGCGCGCGACCGGGCGGCGGGGCTGAACACGGCGGGCTATGTCACGGGCTACCGCGGCTCGCCGCTGTCGTCGGTGGACCTGATGATGGGCCGAGCGAAGAAGGATCTGGACGCGGCCGACGTGCTGTTCCAGCCGGGCCTGAACGAGGACCTCGCGGCGACGGCGATCTGGGGCACGCAGCAGGCCGAGCTGCGAGGCGAAGGGCGCTTCGACGGCGTCTTCGCGCTCTGGTATGGCAAGGGGCCGGGGGTGGACCGTACCGGCGACGTGATGCGGCATGCCAACATGGCCGGCACCTCGCGGCACGGCGGCGTGCTGATGGCGATGGGCGACGACCACACCGGCGAAAGCTCGACCACGCTGCACCAGTCGGACTGGGCGCTGGTCGATGCCTATATCCCGGTCCTGTCGCCGGCCGGGGTGCAGGAGATCCTGGACTACGGGCTTTACGGCTGGGCGCTGTCGCGTTTCGCCGGCGTCTGGGTCGGCCTCAAGACCATGAAGGACACGGTGGAGGCCACGGCGGTGGTGGACGGTCGCCCCGACCGGATGCGCCTCGTCCTGCCCGATTTCGCGATGCCGCAGGGCGGGCTCAACATCCGGCTGGCCGATACTCCGGTGTCGCAGGAAGCGCGGATGATCGACTACAAGCGCTTCGCCGCCGAGGCCTTCAGCCACGCCAACCGCATGGACCGCCGGATCTGGGGCAAGCCGGGCGCAAAGATCGGCTTCGTCTCGGCCGGGAAAAGCTGGCTCGACCTCGTGCATGCCCTGTCGCTGCTGGGCATCGGCGAGCACGAGGCCGAACGGCTGGGGATCACCACCTACAAGGTCGGGCAGGTCTGGCCGCTCGATTTCCGCGGTTTCCAGGAGTGGGCCGAGGGCGTGGACCTGATCGTCTGCGTCGAGGAGAAGCGCAAGCTGATCGAGGTGCAGGCCAAGGAGGCGATCTTCAACGACCGCCGGGGCCGCCGCATCTTCGGCTGGCAGAACGACCGCGGCGAGGAGCTGTTCCCCACGAGGTTCGCGCTGGATCCCGTTGGAATTGCGGAAAAGATCGGCAAGATCCTGATCGAGGAGGGCCGCGCCACCGAAGCCGTCAAGGCCGGTCTCGCGCGGCTGGCCGAGGCACGCCGGGCCGACAATGCGCAGGATCTTGCGGCGCGGCTGCCCTATTTCTGCTCGGGCTGCCCGCACAACACCTCGACCCGGCTTCCCGAGGGCAGCCGCGCCTATGCGGGGATCGGCTGCCACTACATGGTGCAGTGGATGGACCGTGACACGGTCGGCTTCACCCAGATGGGCGGCGAGGGAGCAAACTGGATCGGTGAAGCTCCGTTCTCGAAGCGCCCGCACGTGTTCCAGAATCTGGGCGACGGCACCTACAACCACTCGGGCGTGCAGGCGATCCGGGCGGCGCTCGCGGCGGGCACGAACATCACCTACAAGATCCTGTTCAACGATGCCGTGGCCATGACCGGCGGCCAGCACAACGAGGGCGACCTTTCGGCCGATCGCATCGTGCGCGAGATCCAGGCGATGGGCGTGGGCCACATCGCCGTGGTGCATGACGCGAAGGAGGAGGTTGACCTCACGCGCTTCCCGAAGGGCATCGAGATCCACGAGCGCGCCGAGCTGATGGAGGTCCAGCGGAAATACCGTGATATTCCGGGCGTTTCGGCCATCGTCTACATCCAGACCTGCGCCGCCGAGAAGCGCCGTCGCCGCAAGCGCGGCACCTTCCCGGACATCGACCGCCGGGTCTTCATCAACACGGACGTCTGCGAGGGCTGCGGCGACTGCGGCGTGCAGTCGAACTGCGTGTCGATCGTGCCGGTCGAGACGGAACTCGGGCGCAAGCGCGCGATTGACCAGTCGTCCTGCAACAAGGATTTCTCGTGCCTCAACGGATTCTGTCCGTCCTTCGTCACGCTTGAGGGGGCAAAACCGAAGAAGGCCGCCACGGCCGAGATCGACCTGCCGCACCTGCCCGCACCCGTGCTTCCTGAGATCCGCGGCACGCACAACATCCTTGTGACCGGCGTGGGCGGGACCGGCGTGGTCACCGTCGGCGCGATCCTCTCCATGGCCGCGCATGTCGATGGCAAGGGCGCGGGCATGATGGAGATGGCGGGCCTCGCCCAGAAGGGCGGCGCCGTCCACATCCACTGCCGCATCGCCGAGAAGCCATCCGACATCAGCGCGATCCGCGTGGCCGTAGGCGAGGCCGATGCGGTGATTGGCGGCGATCTCGTGGTGACGGCCGGGGCGAAGACCATGGGCCTGATGGCCAAGGGGCGCACCGGGGCGGTGGTGAACAGCCACGACATCGTCACCGGAGAGTTCACGCGCAACACGGATTTCCGTGTTCCTTCCGACCGGTTGCAGGTCTCTCTTCAGGCGCGGCTTCAGGATCGTGTGGCGTTCCTCGACGCCACGGAACTGGCGCGTGTACTGATGGGCGACTCGATCTATTCGAACATGCTGGTCTTTGGCGCGGCCTGGCAGAAGGGGCTGATCCCGCTCAGCGAGGAGGCGATCCACCGCGCGATCGAGCTGAACGGCGCCGCGGTCGAGCAGAACGCCCGCGCCTTCGCGCTCGGCCGCTGGGCGGTGCTGCATCCCGCCGAAGCCGGGCGCATCCTGCAGCCCGAACCGCCGAAACCCGTGGACCCGGTGGCCTATCGCGCCGAGCGGCTGGCCGGCTACCAGTCGCGCCGGCTGGCGCGGCGGTTCCGCGCCCTCGTGGACAGCGCGCCTGCCGAGATCCGCGAGGACGTCGCCCGCGGCTACTACCAGCTTCTCGCCTACAAGGACGAATACGAGGTGGCGCGGCTTCACCTCGACACGATGGACCGCGCGCGGGCCGAATTCGACGGCGACTTCCACCCGACCTTCCACCTCGCGCCTCCGTTCCTTGCCGGGAAAGGCGACGAGCGCCCGAAGAAGCGCCAGTTCGGGGCGTGGATGATCCCGGCCTTCCGGCTGCTCGCGACCATGAAGGTGCTGCGCGGCACGCCCCTCGATCCGTTCGGCCGCAACCCGGAACGGCGGCTCGAACGCCGCCTGATCGCCGAGTTCGAGGCCGACATGGCCGAGATCCTGCCGAAGCTGCGGCCGGAGACCATGGACCTCGGGCGCGAGCTTGCACGGCTGCCGCTGTCGATCCGGGGCTATGGCCCGGTGAAGGAGGCGAATGCCACAAAGGCCGCAGGACGCCGCGAGGAGTTGCTGGCCGCGATCCGGGCCGGCGGGGCGCCCTTGCCGATGGCTGCGGAATAG
- the murI gene encoding glutamate racemase has product MAVGVFDSGLGGLTVLDAVQRRLPEVPFVYFGDNAHAPYGVRDAEDIFQLTCAATERLWAEGCDLVILACNTASAAALKRMQESWVPKDKRVLGVFVPLIEALTERQWGDNSPPREVAVKHVALFATPATVASRAFQRELAYRAIGVDVEAQPCGGVVDAIEQGDEILAEALVRSHVEALKRRMPHPQAAILGCTHYPLMEKVFQDALGPEVTVYSQANLVAESLADYLARRPEFAGSGQESKFLTTGDPKSVSNKATQFLRRRISFESV; this is encoded by the coding sequence ATGGCGGTTGGTGTGTTCGATTCGGGGCTTGGTGGCCTCACGGTGCTGGATGCGGTGCAGCGGCGGCTGCCGGAGGTTCCGTTCGTCTATTTCGGCGACAATGCCCACGCCCCCTATGGCGTGCGCGACGCCGAGGACATCTTCCAGTTGACCTGTGCCGCGACCGAGCGGCTGTGGGCGGAGGGCTGCGATCTTGTGATCCTCGCCTGCAACACCGCTTCGGCGGCGGCGCTGAAGCGGATGCAGGAAAGCTGGGTGCCGAAGGACAAGCGCGTGCTGGGGGTCTTCGTGCCGCTGATCGAGGCCCTGACCGAGCGGCAGTGGGGCGACAACAGCCCCCCGCGCGAGGTGGCGGTGAAGCATGTCGCGCTGTTCGCCACGCCCGCCACGGTGGCCAGCCGCGCCTTCCAGCGCGAACTGGCCTATCGCGCCATCGGCGTGGACGTAGAGGCCCAGCCCTGCGGCGGGGTCGTCGACGCGATCGAGCAGGGCGACGAGATCCTCGCCGAGGCGCTGGTGCGTAGCCATGTCGAGGCGCTGAAGCGGCGGATGCCGCATCCACAAGCCGCCATCCTTGGCTGCACCCACTATCCGCTGATGGAGAAGGTGTTCCAGGACGCGCTGGGTCCGGAAGTCACCGTCTATTCTCAGGCCAATCTTGTGGCCGAGAGCCTTGCGGATTATCTGGCACGCAGGCCGGAGTTCGCAGGCTCGGGACAGGAGTCGAAGTTCCTGACCACGGGCGATCCGAAGTCGGTCTCGAACAAGGCGACGCAGTTCCTCAGACGGCGGATCAGCTTCGAGTCCGTGTGA
- the argC gene encoding N-acetyl-gamma-glutamyl-phosphate reductase — protein sequence MEYRIAILGASGYTGAELVRLIATHPAMRIVALSGDRKAGMEMAEVFPFLRHLDLPRLQKIEEIDFSRVDLAFCALPHATSQAVIADLPADLKVVDLSADFRLRDPAAYEKWYGKPHAAPGLQKEAVYGLTEFYRDEIRGARLVAGTGCNAATGQYAIRPLIEAGVIDLDDILIDLKAGVSGAGRSLKENLLHAELSEGTHAYSAGGKHRHLGEFDQEFSKVAGRPVMVQFTPHLTPMNRGILASVYVKGDPRAVHQALFDRYLKETFIEVLPFGALPSTRDIRGSNFVHIGVIGDRIPGRAMVVAVLDNLCKGSSGQAIQNANLMLGLDEAAGLMLAPVFP from the coding sequence ATGGAATACAGGATCGCCATTCTCGGTGCCTCGGGCTACACCGGGGCCGAACTGGTCCGGCTGATCGCCACGCATCCCGCCATGCGGATCGTGGCGCTGTCCGGCGACCGCAAGGCCGGGATGGAAATGGCCGAGGTGTTCCCCTTCCTGCGCCACCTTGACCTGCCGCGGCTGCAGAAGATCGAGGAGATCGATTTCTCGCGCGTGGACCTGGCGTTCTGCGCGCTTCCTCATGCGACGTCTCAGGCGGTGATCGCCGATCTTCCGGCCGATCTGAAGGTCGTGGACCTGTCTGCCGACTTCCGCCTGCGCGATCCGGCCGCATACGAGAAGTGGTATGGCAAGCCCCATGCCGCGCCCGGGCTGCAGAAGGAAGCGGTCTATGGCCTGACCGAGTTCTACCGCGACGAGATCCGCGGGGCCCGCCTGGTGGCGGGCACGGGCTGCAACGCGGCGACCGGGCAATATGCCATCCGGCCGCTGATAGAGGCCGGGGTGATCGACCTCGACGACATCCTGATCGACCTCAAGGCCGGCGTCTCGGGAGCGGGCCGCAGCCTGAAGGAGAACCTGCTGCACGCCGAACTCTCCGAGGGCACGCATGCATATTCGGCGGGCGGCAAGCACCGGCACCTCGGCGAATTCGACCAGGAGTTCTCGAAGGTCGCCGGCAGGCCCGTGATGGTGCAGTTCACGCCTCACCTGACGCCGATGAACCGCGGCATCCTTGCCAGTGTCTATGTCAAGGGCGATCCGCGGGCGGTCCATCAGGCGCTCTTCGACCGCTATCTGAAGGAAACGTTCATCGAGGTGCTGCCTTTTGGCGCGCTCCCCTCGACACGCGACATCCGAGGCTCCAACTTCGTCCATATCGGCGTGATCGGGGACCGCATTCCCGGCCGCGCCATGGTGGTGGCGGTGCTGGACAACCTGTGCAAGGGCTCGTCGGGGCAGGCGATCCAGAATGCGAACCTGATGCTGGGACTGGACGAGGCCGCAGGGCTGATGCTCGCGCCCGTCTTCCCCTGA
- the ccmE gene encoding cytochrome c maturation protein CcmE, with product MKGLKKKRRIQIIALAFVALAGSTALIGYAMRDGINFFRSPTQVVEAPPPETEVFRIGGLVEEGSLIRGQGETVTFRVTDTNATVPVTYKGVLPDLFAENAGMVGTGRLVNGTFVATEILAKHDETYMPKEVVDTLKEQGVYQEPSG from the coding sequence ATGAAGGGCCTGAAGAAGAAACGCCGCATCCAGATCATCGCGCTGGCCTTCGTGGCACTGGCCGGATCCACCGCGCTGATCGGCTATGCCATGCGCGACGGGATCAACTTCTTCCGCTCGCCCACGCAGGTGGTCGAGGCGCCGCCGCCCGAGACCGAGGTGTTCCGCATCGGCGGCCTGGTCGAGGAAGGCAGTCTGATCCGCGGGCAGGGCGAGACGGTGACCTTCCGCGTCACCGACACCAATGCCACCGTGCCGGTCACCTACAAGGGCGTGTTGCCCGACCTCTTTGCCGAGAACGCGGGCATGGTAGGCACGGGGCGCCTGGTGAACGGGACCTTCGTCGCGACCGAGATCCTTGCCAAGCACGACGAGACCTACATGCCGAAGGAAGTGGTCGACACCCTCAAGGAACAGGGCGTCTATCAGGAACCGAGCGGCTGA
- a CDS encoding holin-associated N-acetylmuramidase: protein MHSVQDIAKEIVAREGGFVDDPSDPGCATKYGVTIGTLRRLGFDTTGDGKVGIDDVRCLTRTQAEAIFVEHYFRRPGIGNLPEAIQASVFDMYVNAGTNAVKILQRLVSDMGFPCTADGVIGPQTIRQVQSAWEAAPGHLGDAYAIARRNWYYALADGRPASRKYARRRDGGKGGWITRAEEFMSDRYRLTEAQHRERVASWA, encoded by the coding sequence ATGCACAGCGTTCAGGACATTGCGAAAGAGATCGTCGCCCGCGAGGGCGGCTTCGTGGACGATCCCTCCGATCCGGGGTGCGCCACGAAATACGGTGTCACCATCGGCACGTTGCGCCGGCTGGGCTTCGATACCACGGGAGACGGGAAGGTGGGCATCGACGACGTGCGCTGCCTGACCCGGACCCAGGCCGAGGCCATCTTCGTCGAGCACTACTTCCGCCGCCCCGGCATCGGCAACCTGCCCGAGGCCATCCAGGCCAGCGTCTTCGACATGTATGTCAACGCGGGCACCAATGCGGTGAAGATCCTGCAGCGCCTTGTCAGCGACATGGGATTTCCCTGCACGGCCGACGGGGTGATCGGGCCGCAGACCATCCGGCAGGTCCAGTCGGCCTGGGAGGCGGCGCCCGGCCATCTGGGCGATGCCTATGCCATCGCGCGGCGCAACTGGTATTACGCGCTCGCCGACGGCCGGCCTGCCTCGCGCAAGTATGCCCGGCGCCGTGATGGCGGCAAGGGCGGCTGGATCACCCGCGCCGAGGAGTTCATGTCGGACCGATACCGCCTGACCGAGGCGCAGCACCGGGAAAGGGTTGCATCATGGGCCTGA
- a CDS encoding holin family protein yields the protein MGLMGRFIAGTDSVAALGAAARDVVEAFRPNATREMELSALAQSEALRQYSEEYATAGANWFDRLVNGLNRLPRPMLAFGTLALFVFAMVDPESFGRRMSGLALVPDPLWWLLAAIVGFYFGSREAHYFRARQPPVTAGPAQSGGDVNPALDEWREERS from the coding sequence ATGGGCCTGATGGGACGGTTCATCGCGGGCACCGACAGCGTGGCGGCGCTGGGGGCGGCGGCCCGGGATGTGGTCGAGGCCTTCCGCCCGAACGCCACGCGCGAGATGGAGCTTTCGGCCTTGGCGCAGAGCGAGGCGCTCCGGCAGTATTCCGAGGAATATGCCACCGCCGGCGCGAACTGGTTCGACCGGCTGGTGAACGGCCTGAACCGGCTGCCGCGTCCGATGCTCGCCTTCGGCACGCTGGCGCTTTTCGTCTTCGCCATGGTCGATCCCGAAAGCTTCGGGCGGCGCATGTCGGGCCTTGCGCTCGTGCCCGATCCGCTCTGGTGGCTGCTGGCCGCCATCGTCGGCTTCTACTTCGGCTCACGCGAGGCACACTATTTCCGCGCACGCCAGCCGCCCGTGACGGCGGGGCCTGCGCAGTCGGGGGGCGACGTGAACCCCGCCCTTGACGAGTGGCGCGAGGAGCGATCCTGA